Within the Phalacrocorax aristotelis chromosome 13, bGulAri2.1, whole genome shotgun sequence genome, the region ACACAGTGATAAGCAAGTCTTTAATCTTCTTCGATAGAGTGACTCAGTTTCAGGAACACCTCACCTAATGAGCCAGGACATGATTTAAGCCATTTCCTATGTAATATTGCAAGAGTGCAGGAAATAACAAACACACcaccttttcatttctgtattctGACCAGCACCTGGATTTCAATGACAATTGCAAGCATTCAAACGGATGCAAGTGCCGTGACATCACAGGGCCTCTCCTTCTGGTTTATACCCATGCGCCAAGAGGTCTGCCAGACGCCTCACGGCAAGCATAATGCAGTTGTTTAATTGCAGCTGTTTAATTAAGCTTGTATTGTAGGAATACAAGCTTAATCCCACACGTGAAGCTAAAGATTCTACAGAGAAAAACTTTCAAATCTATTTCAACAAACCCCAAGTTAAAAGATGCTTGTAACTATAGAAGCTTTAAACAAATGAATATGCTTGGTTTCATTCCCTTATTTTAACTCTTTTGCCACTCCACTTCTCTTTAGAGCTAGGAGAGGATAGCCCGTCGCTGCTTTTGTGATCCGAAGTGTCTGCAGAAACTTGCTGTTACAAGGTTCATTCACGACATTTGCACTGAACACACTTGCAGGATTTTTTGTTCCCAATACTGAAGACAGGCTCCAAGTGTTTCCACAGTTCTCTGTGGGACAGTAAGGCTCACAACTCAGCTTCCTTACCGCCGGAACGTGCCTGAGCTCTGGGCACAGGTAATCCTATGGGCTTGTTCCAATATGTCAAGTCGGCAagttcagtttttgttttccagagaggTCCAATTTGTTGTGTGGGGATTCTCTGACTTAGAGGCCTTTGAttagctggggttttttgttagaTTCTACGCCTTAAGTTCCATTTTACAAAAcaagaagggcaaaaaaagaaatgtccttgactttTCAAAAACCCCTGCCCTAACCAGGTAAGAAAATCTGCAATGCTTTCAGTAACACTAAGAATGTACTAGCAGTGACTCTTTAATTTGTATTTAGAAACATAGATTTAAGATCTATGTTTAATTTTGTGCTGGCATTTCTAACAGCCTTTTTCTGTACAATTATCCATTTTGGCTGCAAAAGCGTTTTGAAATAGCGTGTGAAAAAACGTCAGGTTAAGTCTCTGAAACAAGCAATGCTTTGAAAAACCTAGAAAGATAATTTcccttatattttttttcttggaatatTGTACATACTATTCCATTGCCCTGCTCCATTTTATTCTATTTCCCTGGCCTTTTTCTAAAACAACTGTACAACAACCCATTTTTAGAAGGAGACCTCAGCTCTTGCTAAGGTTGATCTGCATCTCACAGCCTAGAGAATGATTTGGTTTATTAACTTGCAGTGCCACCTAGCAAATGtccttgaaatttttttcctgaggtagTTTTACAAAGGACAGCTTAGagctttcatatttaaaaaaaggcaaacctgTGCGTGCAGTATTTTAAGCATCTAGTGCATACTTTCGTTTGGAACAGTTAGATTTCTACCAGAAATTATGCTTACAAATAGGGTAATAATAAAGATGACCTCCATACCTAAAATTCTGATATACAGACTTTGAGGACTCGTTTTGGACGTATCCCTTATACATTTCTCTACAAGTAGTTCAGTTAATTGTTGGGAGGGATTTTCTGCAATCACACACTCTGACAGTAGGTCAGTGCTGAAGTTATTGGAGCTTTAAGATAACAGAGACTCCTGCCACCAAAATAAGGAGGATTTTAGCTTTTCGAGGCACATTAGTACCTTGCATGCAAACACCTTTCAGACTTGCATGAATGCTAGATCAGCTTGATTTgccttgctttaaaataataaccATGTCCCAGGGCAAAAGAAGGTTAGATATTTCACTCTATGCCTGAACAGGGAGCCTATCCCCGAGACCCGCGTGTGGGAGGCATTAAAATGCAGCGATTCAGGCTAAATGCTGCAGCCGCTTTCCTCTTACCGTAAACCTCTAACAGGAGGCTGTTTCCTGTTTAGTCCCTGTGCCAAATTCTAGTAAGCCATTTAAAGGAGAGTGtaaccaaacaagcaaaaagcaaCCTCATGACATCAAGAGCGAGGGACCAAGAGAGAAATACACTCTGCTGACCGACCTTATCCTTTGATAGCACATCTTACACCAACTACAATATAAGCTCCTTGAATAAAGCAGCTTGTCTCCCTTCACAATGTCAACATGTACCAATATTTAGACAGCACTTTGGCAGCACTACAAAATGGTACAGTTTTATTGCTTCCCTTAGAATTTCTAAGTAGAGTTCTGCTATTATATTTCCCGGTTAACAGAGGAACCACTACATGCTTTATAGAGTTCAAGAAATAAAGCAAGTCAAAACAAAAGATAAGTTCCAATAATAAGAATGGTTTTGGCTTAGATACGATGCTACGACCTTGAGTTTCCAGCCTGCCTCCGAAGAGGCCAGCACTGCGTGAGGACTGCATTTACAGGAAGACTTGTGTATCACTTCAGCAAGCCAAGGGGAAAACAAgaaatcaaaaaaataaaagcatgtaaAGAATGAAAATTTGACAAGCAGTACGGCccccattttattttcatatttgctGAGAATTTAATTGCTATCCTAAGTCAAGGGAGAGAacactatttttttccaaagaaaccTACATTTTGCATACTCCCTTGAGATCAGAACGGAGCCACTAGTCCTTTCCAGAATAACCATCTCTACATTGTACATCCCAAATAGTTTTGCACAGAACTCTCTTTATGCAAAAATAACAGACGCATTTCAGATGCTGTACTCCTACAAGGAGCTTTGGGCCTTAGTCCCTGCAGATCGGCACTCACACTCCTtccaaaatgccattttaatgGATAAGATTCTTGAAAGtttgtctctcctcagcctgACTTGAtgtgtttactttttttgcCAGTTCTGATATCATTCTATGGTTTTGGTCCCTTCTCATTCCTCATTTTCAATTCCACTGTTTTTCCACAGAGTTCTCCAGTTCCCTGAGGCATTGTTTTCTGTGCAGCACAAAGGCTAACAGTCTGGCTTCCTACTTGAAAATGTGCCACAAGAAACACAATCGTAAATTTGCTACAAAAAAATCCTCCAGCAAAGACCACAGGCTTTAACGTCaccacctttttctttcacagagcTTGCACACATCTGCTGCTACAGTGTTGTAACAAGGGAAAAGACTTTACACCTTACTTCTATACCCTGGAAGTAGCAAGCAGATTTAGAATCAAagcctttcccctctccccaagTCCACAGGTTCACCTTGCTTTGAATGCCTTTAAATTCCAGATATAACTCTGTATTTATAAATTCACTGAACCATTTCCTTCACAAGAGACTAAGATTATCATTAGTAGAACCCATGGCATGTTATAATAAAGTAGGCGGTGTGGATGTtctcaaatttattttactaaaaCATGCCTTTTCAACTACTAATTATAACGATGCTATTCTTTCTTTTGCCCTTGTATAATGCGAAGATTAGTCATGAcgtgtttttttctcctcagaaagCAATGGAAACCCATACCTTAATTAATATAAGATGATGATAATTGCTACGCTTAAGTGATGAGGACTCAGGCAGCTCGCTGTTGAcaagccatttatttttcttcccactcaGTTCATCTACAAGAACTTTTTAGATATGCATAGCTCTTCACGCCACTTAACAAAATGATGCAGTACAGCTGGGGATACGCAACTACAGCAACAAGCAGGGACAAAACTTACAAAATATGTCTTTGTATTTGCAGAAGGGAGGCCAcacatctgtttttttctctcccacctcCTCTTCATCTCTCAATCTCTGAAATCCTCGAAGCCCtcacaaaagcattttctgtatgttttacaAACTTTCTGGGCTCAAACTCACATCTTATTAACGCTTAACCTTGGTTTCTCTATGCAAATCGCAGAACACACTTTTTTGCCAGGTAACAAATGAGGACAGATGGCCCTAGAAGTTCTTAACAGAACCCCTTTGCTGTAGGTGCTGTTAGTTGCAGTGAGCAGCTCTCTTTCATAAGGACACAATGCTTCTAGAAAGAACTAACAGATGTTGACCAGAACAGTCTTGTCAGCATTGTCTTGGCAATTCCCTACGATAGGCTTAACAGTCCAGGTAAAGATTAACAGACAGTTATTTTATTTGGTCACTGTTTCACTTTCTTAGGCAGTTAGGAGAATGAGTAAAAATTTTCAACACTTGACTCCTGTTCTTTGTCATTCTCCAGGCTATAATTACTAATTAGGAGTCATTCTCAATTACCACATGCACAATTCAGTAGTTATTCCAAGTTTTCGCTATTAATCAATAACCAAGAAACAAGTTTCTTTCAATTTCCACAGAcagtttcacatttttataaaaataatcagacatctacaaaaatacataatttctttgaaaaaaggaaactactattaaaaaaagcaacatggcaTTTCTATCTCCTGTTTTATCCATATGATATAGTCATTACACAGAGAAGATGAAACCCTATGGAATGTACTACgtacatttgtatttttttttcaccgtTTAAATTTCTAATACTGAGGAAATTTTGGGTCAATTTTACTGGCCCAAGCCATGAGCCCCCCTTTAATATCCTTAACTAACAGAGAACCAAACGCTTTGACAGGTAACTCCTGCAGAATTCTTACAGCCTTCTGGGAGTCATTTCCTAATTTGCAAACAACATATACAGGAAAAGATGTCTGGCCATTagttctctgcttttcttcacaaattcttttttctaaatattccagatattctttgtctttttcttctaatttacTCAAGGGAGCGTGGACAGCATGTACCAGGCGGCAGATATCCACTTCTACCTGCGGACGAACATCTAACAATACATGTGGAACCTGATCATCCAACAGTTTTTTGTATTCCTCTACAGATACCCTGTCTTTGCTGGACAGCAGATGTAAAGTCCTACACTTGTCTGTTGCGGAAGAGCCACAAAACGCCTCGTAATCCTGAAGACAGGTGACAGATGGATTGTCACCGCAAACAGCACAGTCTGGCTTCTTCGGTCTTAACTTGATGTTGCGAAATCTCCCTTCACGGGCATCAAACATCAGCATGAATTGATTGAAGGAGGAACCCATTCCCGAAGCGATCTTCAGCACTTCCAAGGCCTGGATGCACCCCATGATGCCCGGCACGACGCCCAGCACTCCCCCGTCTGCACAGTTCGTCACCGTCTCTGGCGGCGGGGGCTCAGGGAAGAGGCACCTGTAGCAGGGCCCCCCTTGGTAGTTGTACACCACTAGCTGCCCCTCCAGCCGGAGGGCGCTGCCGGACACCAGGGGCTTCCCGGCCAGGACGCAGGCGTCATTCACCAGGTACCTGGTGGGGACGTTGTCGGAGCAGTCGGCGACGATGTCGTACTGCCGCACCAGCTGCAGGGCCGTGCCCGGGCTCAGGGCGCCGCAGTAAGGCACGTACTGCACGGTGGAGTTCAGCCGCCGCAGAGCCGCCGCGGCCGACAGGGCCTTGGGGACCCCCCGGCCGGCCTCCCCGTGCAGCACCTGCCGGTGCAGGTTACTCGTCTCCACCACGTCGTGATCCACCAGCCCCAGGCGGCCGACGCCGGCCGCGGCCAGGTACTGAGCGAGTGGGCAGCCCAGGCCGCCGCAGCCCACCACGAGCACGGAGCAGCGGGCCAGGAGCAGCTGCCCCCGCACGCCCAGCTCGGGCAACACCAGCTGCCGGCTGTACCTCAGGATGGCGGCGGCGCTCAGCGAGGCCTGGGCGGGCAGGTCGGGCAGAGGGCCCGAGAGAACGGCGGGGCCCTCCCCCACGGCGGCGGGACCCTCCTCGGCTGCCGAGGCGCCCTCCCCCGCCATCAAGGCGGCCAGCTGCTCGCGTAGGCCGCGCAGCTCCTGCTCTTGCCGGCCGATCTCAGCCTTCAGCCGCGCCGCCTCGGCGCCGCCCGCCATTGCCCC harbors:
- the MOCS3 gene encoding adenylyltransferase and sulfurtransferase MOCS3, whose protein sequence is MAGGAEAARLKAEIGRQEQELRGLREQLAALMAGEGASAAEEGPAAVGEGPAVLSGPLPDLPAQASLSAAAILRYSRQLVLPELGVRGQLLLARCSVLVVGCGGLGCPLAQYLAAAGVGRLGLVDHDVVETSNLHRQVLHGEAGRGVPKALSAAAALRRLNSTVQYVPYCGALSPGTALQLVRQYDIVADCSDNVPTRYLVNDACVLAGKPLVSGSALRLEGQLVVYNYQGGPCYRCLFPEPPPPETVTNCADGGVLGVVPGIMGCIQALEVLKIASGMGSSFNQFMLMFDAREGRFRNIKLRPKKPDCAVCGDNPSVTCLQDYEAFCGSSATDKCRTLHLLSSKDRVSVEEYKKLLDDQVPHVLLDVRPQVEVDICRLVHAVHAPLSKLEEKDKEYLEYLEKRICEEKQRTNGQTSFPVYVVCKLGNDSQKAVRILQELPVKAFGSLLVKDIKGGLMAWASKIDPKFPQY